The genomic DNA tggccggcggccgcggccactATTGGACGGCACGCGCAGGAGGATGCGGCGGACGACAACGACGGCCTGGGCGGGGCGTGGCCGCCGCGGTCGTACACGTGCGCCTTCTGCCGCCGCGAGTTCAGGTCCGCGCAGGCGCTGGGCGGGCACATGAACGTGCACCGCCGCGACCGCGCCAAGATGCGCGGTGGGAACcacggtgccgccgccgcggcgcaggcgcagctcgtggccgcggcggcgccggccgcggacgAGGCGCcactcgccgcggcggcggcgaccaagTACGCGGTGCTGTACCCGATCCTGAACTCCAATGCCGCCGGCGCGGTGCTCATTCCCAGCGGGGACGTGCTGCTCTCCGCGCCCgtggcgctggcgccggcgcaCGACCGGTGCCACGtcagcgacgacgaggaggaggaggggggtgaCAAGGACGTCGACCTGGAGCTGCGCCTCTGGTGGCCGTGAACGAAAATCATGGAGAGATGTTTTTTGGTTATCTTCGTGATGATGatgtgtgattttttttttgttctaccTTTGATATTATTTTTCATCAAATAAATTAATTGCATAAGATTTTTCAAACTGCCATTGATGATCGGAAGGAATGCTTGGCATTTTGGCGACGAGTGTACGGTAAGGACAAGCCTCCGAGGCTCCGAATGATGGCAGCAAGAGAAATGAGATACTACTACTGCAGTCTAGACAGTAATACACAAATGCCAGTCAAATTATAAGGCCCCCACTTCGATGTCATCAGCAACGCAGCACACTATCATTTTCTCCGGCGGCAAGCTAGTGTGGTTGCATAGATTTCCGACAGTTCTGAGGCAGCACTCGCTGTTGAGAAAATCGGCTTCCAAACTTTGACACCGACTCCTTAAAAGTGGTACTAAAATGGTGTGACGCTACTTTTTCCGTGGACCATATACCCACACTGCTCTGAGGAGATCTTCACACCGACACTAACACGGGAGATCAACTCTCTATAAGGGAATCCAAATCTTTTATTCACCTACTCACAATTCGATATAACACTCATTCTTACACTCTTTACGTGGCTACCCTACCATGACACCACTACACTACAGGCCAACCTTGCTATCTCTTCACCTATGGCTCACATGCCACTCTATGCCatggagggaggggagcacctctttttataggtgctcatgatcattaTGGTGTTGCCATATAacaacttccacactcttccatacaaaatatcctaactctagaatcatcatcatccttatctagtttcttatatttctaccatgctaaaatattagttctagagtattctacacttcagcatgaagcatggcaactatgGCTCATacattctctccaattttctagaaccttcttaccttaccatgatcttatccttatacatggCAGAGTTAGTCTCTGAAGATTTCCACAATCTTCTAGAATGTTCCAAGTATGTATAGCATATTTCAACGCCGACGATGTCAAGCTGCCAATCAAAGCCAGCATAGCTCGACATGTTCTATATGTTCATTTAGTTTATGAAGTGTCATTCTCATTTCATGAAAAAACTAAGACGATCGAGTTGTTTCAATATGTATGAGGCCAATTTtaatgggagtttcatagaaGTTTCATAAGCATTAAATTTGTTACCACATTAGCAAAAATGTTGACTTGGCAAGATCATTATGAGGAGAGTCTCATCAAGAGAGGGAGGAGTTTCACTCAACTAGCACAGTACCAAATTTCTCAGTCTTGATAACTGTGTAATAAAATTTGCAACTGAAGACTCGCCTGAAGTATAATGTAACAACATTGTTATTCGATGCCAAATGGAGCTAATAAGGACTCGTGATTTGCCAATCTTTGtccctctttcttttttgaggaAAGTCCATGTGTTTTTTTAGACTGTCCATGTTTTTTTCTTAAGACAATATTTTTGTCCCCCGATTTGCAAGTATATAGAGCCCAGGTCACCAAGATCCATTCCGGGCTCAATAcggcaacaaaacaaaaccccgCCCATCGAGGACGTGGGCCGTAGCAGGCGCGCAGGTAAAACCCGGGATTCCGGCACCTTCGTTCTCCTCGAACCCTAGCCCGTCcgtgcacgccgccgccccaatccccgccgccgccacctactacgctcgccgccggcgccggatctCCGCAGGCCGTTGCTCCCCCGCCGCTCCCTGCAGTCCGCCggccccgtgcgccgccggccgccgctccctgcAGTCCGCCGGCCACCCAACCCGGCGCGCAGCGCCCCTCCACCGGCCACACGCGCGACCGCTGGCCAGTGCCGCCTGCGCGCGTCCGTCAACGTTTGCTCGCTCGTGGTGGCGGCGCCATCCCGACGTGCCGCCGTCGAAGAAGacggcattttttttttggaatgtCGGAACTTTCGTTTGAAGAATGTTGAGTTCACTGTTTAAAGATGTTGAAATAGGTAGtacaaaatgttgaatatggattttttttttcaaaatgttgatgtATGTCtca from Setaria italica strain Yugu1 chromosome VII, Setaria_italica_v2.0, whole genome shotgun sequence includes the following:
- the LOC101781432 gene encoding zinc finger protein GIS2 translates to MAPTSSTEPAPVKHITLHHFLKQQLLQQHRLKPAVMWGWPAAAATIGRHAQEDAADDNDGLGGAWPPRSYTCAFCRREFRSAQALGGHMNVHRRDRAKMRGGNHGAAAAAGDVLLSAPVALAPAHDRCHVSDDEEEEGGDKDVDLELRLWWP